A single region of the Saprospiraceae bacterium genome encodes:
- a CDS encoding DapH/DapD/GlmU-related protein, with the protein MLVIDDFIADFSRTFPNLASLAPWEIPQMLPELLIVWMTTLGKDYQIDNGIAIHKTAKIEQGAVLKAPVIIGANCFVGAHVYLRGGVYLAPSVIIGPSCELKTSIVFPQSAVAHFNFIGDSIIGSQVNFEAGALTANHYNERVNKKISVLINGTRMETPIEKFGALVGDGVRVGANAVLSPGTLLKPNTIVKRLELVEQNEV; encoded by the coding sequence ATGCTGGTGATCGACGATTTTATAGCAGACTTCTCGCGAACCTTTCCCAATTTAGCTTCCCTGGCTCCATGGGAGATACCACAAATGCTTCCTGAATTATTAATAGTTTGGATGACTACCTTAGGAAAAGATTACCAAATTGACAATGGAATCGCCATTCACAAAACAGCAAAAATAGAACAGGGAGCGGTGCTAAAGGCACCTGTTATCATTGGCGCAAATTGCTTCGTAGGTGCCCATGTCTATCTAAGAGGAGGCGTTTATTTAGCTCCATCTGTTATCATCGGACCGAGTTGTGAGTTAAAAACAAGCATTGTTTTCCCACAAAGTGCTGTTGCGCATTTCAATTTTATTGGCGACAGTATCATTGGTAGCCAGGTCAATTTTGAAGCTGGGGCGCTGACCGCCAACCATTATAATGAAAGAGTGAATAAAAAAATAAGCGTGTTGATAAACGGTACCAGGATGGAAACCCCGATAGAAAAATTTGGTGCATTGGTTGGCGATGGTGTAAGGGTTGGCGCTAACGCCGTATTGTCACCTGGCACCCTGCTAAAACCAAATACAATCGTTAAGCGGCTGGAATTGGTTGAACAAAATGAGGTATAA
- the rpmF gene encoding 50S ribosomal protein L32: MAHPKSRVSKQRKHKRRTHKKAATPQVATCSATGEKHIYHRAYYDAEGNMFYRGKMLVKAEYED, encoded by the coding sequence ATGGCACATCCCAAGAGTAGGGTATCGAAGCAGCGTAAACACAAACGCAGAACGCATAAGAAAGCAGCTACACCACAAGTAGCGACATGCTCCGCAACTGGCGAAAAGCATATCTATCACCGCGCTTATTATGACGCGGAAGGCAATATGTTTTATCGTGGAAAGATGCTCGTTAAAGCAGAATACGAGGATTAA
- the rffA gene encoding dTDP-4-amino-4,6-dideoxygalactose transaminase: MAHYEIPFNKPYLTGKEVHYLYQAAYSGHLSGNGEFTQKCHRFFEEHYGFGKCLLTHSCTDALEMAALLCNIQPGDEVIMPAYTFVSTANAFVLRGAKIVFADSRPDHPGIDEEAIEALINEKTRVIVPVHYAGVACDMDKIMALADKYGLWVVEDAAQGIDSFYTGKDGVKRALGAIGHLAAFSFHETKNITAGEGGMLVINEKCLQNRAEIIWEKGTNRSAFFRGEVKKYGWIDVGSSFLPSEISAAFLWAQIENLKAIQQQRTRHWTAYYKGLTQWSEQSGVRLPSIPAYATNNAHIFYLVCQSLQQRTQLLQYLHENAVHAVFHYLSLHKSNFYQDKHDGRILTQSDRYTDCLLRLPMYYELDATDMISELLSKFN; the protein is encoded by the coding sequence TTGGCGCATTATGAAATCCCTTTTAACAAGCCCTATCTGACCGGAAAAGAGGTTCATTACCTCTACCAGGCGGCGTATTCCGGGCATCTTTCTGGCAATGGCGAATTCACGCAAAAATGCCACCGCTTCTTTGAGGAACACTATGGCTTTGGCAAATGCCTACTGACCCACTCTTGCACCGACGCCCTGGAAATGGCAGCGCTGCTTTGTAATATACAGCCTGGCGATGAGGTGATCATGCCCGCGTATACCTTTGTCTCTACCGCCAATGCCTTTGTACTGCGCGGCGCCAAAATCGTTTTTGCGGACAGCCGCCCAGACCACCCGGGTATCGATGAAGAGGCTATCGAAGCCCTCATCAACGAAAAGACTAGGGTCATCGTACCGGTTCATTACGCTGGGGTTGCCTGCGATATGGATAAAATCATGGCCCTGGCCGATAAATATGGGCTTTGGGTTGTTGAAGATGCGGCCCAGGGCATTGATAGCTTTTATACCGGAAAAGACGGCGTAAAAAGGGCACTGGGAGCAATAGGTCATTTAGCCGCTTTTTCCTTTCATGAGACAAAAAATATTACCGCTGGCGAAGGAGGCATGCTGGTGATAAATGAAAAATGTTTGCAAAACAGAGCCGAAATTATTTGGGAAAAGGGAACCAACCGCTCTGCCTTTTTTAGAGGGGAGGTGAAAAAATACGGCTGGATTGATGTTGGTAGTTCCTTCCTACCCTCTGAAATAAGCGCGGCCTTCCTTTGGGCTCAGATAGAAAATCTAAAGGCCATTCAACAGCAGCGGACCCGCCACTGGACAGCCTACTACAAGGGCTTAACGCAATGGTCTGAACAATCAGGGGTTCGACTCCCTTCCATCCCGGCCTATGCCACAAACAATGCACATATCTTTTATTTGGTATGCCAATCCTTGCAACAGAGAACCCAGCTCCTGCAATACCTTCATGAAAATGCCGTGCATGCGGTTTTTCACTATTTGAGTTTGCATAAAAGTAACTTCTACCAGGACAAACACGATGGCCGCATATTAACTCAATCGGATCGATATACGGATTGCCTTTTGCGCTTGCCCATGTACTACGAACTGGACGCTACAGATATGATCTCCGAACTATTAAGCAAGTTTAATTAA
- a CDS encoding Rid family detoxifying hydrolase: protein MKKIINTPNAPAPVGPYNQAIIHGDTLYASGQIAINPATGELVTETIEAETHQVMQNIKAILEEAGLGFEDVIKCSVFVSDMNQYSRINVVYATYFNEATAPARELVEVANLPKFVNVEISVIAGFGLND from the coding sequence ATGAAAAAAATCATTAATACCCCCAATGCCCCCGCACCCGTGGGGCCCTACAATCAAGCGATTATCCATGGTGACACACTTTATGCTTCTGGGCAGATTGCCATCAATCCCGCAACAGGCGAATTGGTGACCGAGACCATTGAAGCGGAAACCCACCAGGTGATGCAAAATATTAAGGCCATCCTGGAAGAAGCAGGGCTAGGCTTCGAGGATGTGATCAAATGCTCCGTTTTTGTGAGTGATATGAACCAATACAGCAGAATTAATGTAGTATATGCTACGTATTTCAACGAAGCTACGGCCCCTGCCAGAGAATTAGTAGAAGTTGCCAATTTACCCAAATTTGTCAATGTTGAAATCTCTGTTATTGCTGGCTTTGGTTTGAATGACTAA
- a CDS encoding cold shock domain-containing protein: MAKSQQSFNKKEKEKKRRKKKQDKVERREQRKVEKAEGGTKTFEEMLSYVDENGFLTSTPPDPTKKKKIKAEDIHIGVPPKDHSPMDRVRKGLVKFFNDEKGYGFIIDMETEDSIFVHINNVEDQIKENDRVTFEVEMGPKGPSAVNVRQVV, translated from the coding sequence ATGGCAAAATCGCAGCAGTCATTTAACAAGAAAGAAAAAGAAAAGAAGCGCAGGAAGAAAAAGCAAGACAAAGTAGAACGCAGGGAACAGCGCAAGGTAGAAAAAGCGGAAGGCGGTACAAAGACTTTCGAAGAAATGCTCTCCTATGTTGATGAAAATGGCTTTCTCACCTCCACGCCACCAGATCCTACAAAAAAGAAAAAAATCAAGGCGGAAGACATCCACATTGGGGTACCACCCAAGGATCATTCACCTATGGATCGCGTCCGCAAGGGGCTTGTCAAATTTTTCAATGATGAAAAAGGATATGGCTTTATTATTGATATGGAAACAGAAGACAGCATCTTTGTGCATATCAATAATGTCGAAGATCAAATCAAGGAAAATGATCGCGTAACTTTCGAAGTAGAAATGGGCCCCAAAGGACCCAGTGCAGTCAACGTAAGACAAGTCGTATAG
- a CDS encoding PepSY domain-containing protein, with translation MSRITKSLRKYRVYHKYLGLALAILLLVSALTGIFLAWKKDVAWIQPPTQKGVSQNMADWKPMEAIAHAATAAFYAKFPEQTGNPIDRIDVRPGKGIAKVLFEQGWWEVQVDCTTAEVLFIARRHSDWIEQIHDGSIISDLFKVVSMNLLGLGLLILLLTGLWLWYGPRLFRKLNRKR, from the coding sequence TTGTCACGGATCACCAAAAGTTTAAGAAAATATAGGGTTTATCACAAATATTTGGGCTTGGCCTTGGCCATTTTGTTGCTTGTCAGTGCCTTGACTGGCATTTTTCTGGCCTGGAAAAAGGATGTGGCGTGGATACAACCGCCCACGCAAAAAGGCGTTAGCCAAAATATGGCGGATTGGAAACCAATGGAGGCGATTGCCCATGCCGCCACCGCCGCCTTCTACGCGAAATTTCCGGAACAAACAGGTAACCCCATTGATCGAATTGATGTTAGGCCAGGGAAAGGCATCGCAAAAGTCCTCTTTGAGCAAGGGTGGTGGGAAGTCCAGGTAGATTGTACAACTGCCGAGGTCTTGTTCATTGCCAGGCGACATTCAGATTGGATAGAGCAAATTCATGACGGTTCCATCATCAGCGATCTTTTTAAAGTCGTTAGTATGAATCTCCTGGGACTAGGACTTCTTATTTTGCTATTGACCGGGCTATGGCTCTGGTATGGCCCCCGGCTATTTCGAAAACTGAACCGGAAGCGATAA
- the trpS gene encoding tryptophan--tRNA ligase produces the protein MEKKTVLSCIQPTGNLHFGRYFGAIENWVRLQQDYDCIYGIVDYHAMTMPYDPKKLRENVWELAFNLLACGIDKETVFIQSLVPEHAELSWILNCFASYGQLTRMTQFKDKSAQSSEKSEDSFISAGLFDYPVLQAADILIYQAHYVPVGKDQEQHLELSRNIALRFNHIMGKDFFVCPEPLFTEIPKVMSTADPLRKMSASLGEKHNIDVFADESKIRKQIRSAVTDTGETPEGEMSPGVENLFSLLKAAKQMDTYTSLMADYQAGQLKYVDLKQAVADALVAVSAPIQEKKKALLADKKAVKAQIKASSAEIRKRAQETVKEVKALTGLQNIQF, from the coding sequence ATGGAAAAGAAGACCGTACTTTCTTGTATTCAACCTACTGGAAATCTTCACTTTGGCCGCTATTTTGGTGCCATTGAAAATTGGGTGCGACTACAGCAAGATTACGACTGTATTTATGGGATTGTTGATTATCATGCGATGACCATGCCCTATGATCCTAAAAAGCTGCGGGAAAATGTATGGGAACTGGCTTTTAATCTTTTGGCCTGTGGGATCGACAAGGAAACGGTGTTCATTCAATCACTTGTACCGGAGCATGCTGAACTGAGCTGGATTCTCAACTGTTTTGCCTCCTATGGCCAGTTGACCCGAATGACCCAGTTCAAAGATAAAAGTGCGCAAAGTTCAGAGAAAAGCGAAGATAGTTTTATTTCGGCAGGATTATTTGACTACCCCGTCTTGCAGGCAGCGGACATTTTGATCTATCAAGCCCATTATGTGCCGGTTGGCAAAGACCAGGAGCAACACTTGGAGCTTTCTCGCAATATTGCCTTGCGCTTTAATCATATCATGGGCAAGGATTTTTTCGTTTGTCCTGAACCCTTGTTTACAGAAATCCCCAAGGTAATGTCTACTGCCGATCCACTACGCAAGATGAGTGCGAGTTTGGGAGAAAAGCATAATATAGATGTTTTTGCAGATGAAAGTAAGATTAGAAAACAAATAAGGTCGGCAGTAACAGATACAGGCGAAACACCTGAAGGTGAAATGAGCCCTGGGGTTGAAAACTTGTTTAGTCTACTAAAAGCGGCTAAACAAATGGATACTTACACTAGTTTGATGGCAGATTATCAGGCCGGGCAATTAAAATATGTTGACCTAAAGCAGGCGGTTGCGGATGCACTGGTCGCTGTTAGTGCACCTATCCAGGAAAAAAAGAAAGCATTGCTGGCAGATAAAAAAGCGGTGAAAGCACAAATTAAAGCATCTTCGGCGGAGATTAGAAAAAGAGCTCAGGAAACCGTGAAAGAAGTAAAAGCCTTGACTGGACTGCAAAACATCCAGTTTTAA
- a CDS encoding gliding motility-associated C-terminal domain-containing protein, with the protein MLSIYNTRLKGYGRNTHLHANKKTVIPPGLFGLLLLFTSLPFWGNSQVIWQEHFDTIPEGTQQSPGRWTTAHHDCDPSPGTDQWGVYGGRFVVQDMEGFNCADEAGDGQNTFTTAFIDISSYPCVQLSIDLDKAGELNCSFPAAPFNDVHGTQDQIVVTYSVNGGDSWQPLAYICGDSGLPMTVSTDSIQGDSLSIKITIGNKTESGVYFFDNIIIEAASLPPTLPAIGPFCHQDSSILLPTAPDNITGTWSGPGLTDSNTFHPSLVDPGVSTLTFSPDPGQCADTSSLAILVNLAPEIQEMDDVSACDFFTLPVISGTHLTGNQAYFTAANGLGDRLQPGDRITSSITLFIYDAAGGCADQKQFTITIIPQPVIDDLPDQVACDFFVLPTITGTNISNNVAYFSGTNGTNDRFSPGDTIRTDRVLFIWDNNVGCLQQQAFQLTINSSPQVSLSPENITCAGAAEGQITSNVISGSSPFTYDWNVDQFDGMPNLSDLEAGSYYLTVTDGNDCQTIAAVSLSEPEMLALRCAENTPVSIVGGNDGIASITFSGGVAPYTLAWDNGNLNGGQNQPTADTISITQLAAGNYSLVLTDANNCTSACHFTITDPNCHLGVTATAIDLSCHDAQDGQINLTLANGEPPFTFIWSDPSLDGLQNPSNLQAGTYLVTVSDNNGCQVLTSSTVTAPRALQLNGLSTTGVQSAGASDGRVAVNIQGGTAPYLLAWSGPLNGSQAAAASGLFALDGLPEGTYSLQLTDNNDCTTTIDFTIAGFNCRLNIALQGTDLSCNGNQTGRILLTIQNGISPFEIDWGIDTLDGQRLLNNLTAGTYTVSVKDGNGCQTEATTTLTEPSALSLDCGLVQEASAPGRSDGSATIQVAGGTPHYTVDWDNSIVFGSEHLSIPGAINLKNLSEGNYTVFLFDDNSCMTSCNFFVEEACLASENNILMDMCPGEQLVVNGRLYDETNPSGKEVIPNGNALGCDSIIHITLRYFAAASANVEMVLCMGESLSIGNQLFDELNPSGTAILPNASSHGCDSMVQVSLSFLPAPGFSLEGDNSICLGEETTITFRTDFSDPVDIIVTNESGVPMPLNQMTDGATFTVWPNQNATYHLEAVIMEASNCPAILSGGASIIVSNPAVSLVATDYNGFQISCPDALDGQLESQIEDGIPPYSYQWSNGENSAMLSDLAAGLYEVTITDAVGCQSFSEALLSAPVQLSATINTISPTCIVGNGQIVIQEISGGAGPFSFSLNGAASKGIAGLPFSINGLEAGTYSLSIIDANACDFYTNVVLTPEEPLLLDLGIDQTISLGEAITLEAISNFTIDHMVWEPGDSVLILDTNQVVLSPTHTTSYTATAFDASGCAASDQITILVDRKLKLFQPNVFSPNNDGVNDVFGVFGGQGIVLIKQFTLLDRWGKVIYQANDRLPNDPTLGWDGTFKGQPMSTGVYVYLMEVVQSDGKVSMIRGEVTLIR; encoded by the coding sequence ATGCTATCTATTTACAACACCCGGCTGAAAGGCTATGGCAGGAATACTCATTTGCATGCGAATAAAAAAACTGTGATTCCTCCAGGCTTGTTTGGCCTCCTACTTCTTTTTACCTCCCTTCCCTTTTGGGGAAATTCCCAAGTGATTTGGCAAGAACATTTTGATACCATTCCTGAAGGCACCCAACAAAGTCCCGGGCGCTGGACAACTGCTCATCACGATTGTGACCCATCGCCAGGAACGGACCAATGGGGCGTTTATGGCGGGCGTTTTGTTGTCCAAGATATGGAGGGCTTTAATTGTGCTGATGAGGCTGGAGATGGCCAAAATACCTTTACCACCGCATTTATAGATATCTCTTCCTACCCTTGTGTACAACTGTCCATTGACCTGGATAAGGCAGGTGAACTCAACTGTAGCTTTCCTGCTGCTCCTTTTAACGACGTACATGGCACCCAGGATCAAATAGTGGTGACCTATTCCGTAAATGGAGGAGATTCCTGGCAGCCTTTAGCCTATATTTGTGGAGATTCGGGCCTTCCTATGACGGTGTCAACCGATAGTATCCAAGGCGATAGCTTATCCATCAAAATAACCATAGGCAACAAGACTGAAAGTGGCGTGTATTTCTTTGACAATATCATCATCGAGGCTGCTTCCCTCCCCCCTACTTTACCCGCCATCGGGCCTTTCTGCCACCAGGATTCGTCTATTCTTTTGCCAACTGCACCAGATAATATTACAGGAACCTGGTCTGGCCCTGGGCTTACTGATAGCAATACCTTTCATCCATCCCTTGTCGATCCTGGCGTCAGTACCCTAACGTTCAGCCCTGATCCAGGCCAATGTGCGGATACCAGCAGCCTTGCCATCTTGGTGAATTTGGCACCTGAAATCCAAGAAATGGATGATGTAAGCGCCTGTGATTTTTTCACCTTACCTGTAATTTCGGGTACTCACCTAACGGGTAACCAAGCCTATTTCACAGCGGCCAACGGCCTTGGCGACCGCCTTCAGCCAGGCGATCGGATTACTTCATCCATTACGCTTTTTATCTATGATGCTGCTGGAGGGTGCGCAGATCAAAAACAATTTACCATTACCATTATTCCTCAACCGGTCATTGACGATCTTCCTGACCAGGTAGCTTGTGATTTTTTCGTCTTACCAACGATCACCGGCACTAATATATCAAATAATGTAGCTTACTTTAGTGGTACCAACGGCACCAATGACCGCTTCAGCCCCGGTGACACCATTAGAACAGATCGGGTGCTTTTTATCTGGGATAATAATGTAGGCTGCCTCCAGCAACAAGCCTTTCAGCTGACGATTAACTCATCCCCTCAAGTTTCTTTGTCGCCAGAAAACATTACCTGCGCCGGCGCTGCGGAAGGCCAAATTACTAGTAATGTTATCTCCGGATCATCCCCGTTTACATACGATTGGAACGTTGATCAATTCGATGGAATGCCAAACCTTTCTGACCTCGAAGCCGGTAGCTACTATCTTACGGTTACGGATGGCAATGACTGCCAAACTATTGCTGCTGTAAGCTTGAGCGAACCTGAAATGCTTGCCCTACGCTGTGCAGAAAACACTCCGGTTTCAATAGTCGGTGGCAATGACGGCATCGCCAGTATTACCTTTAGTGGGGGTGTGGCCCCTTACACACTTGCGTGGGACAATGGCAACCTAAATGGCGGTCAAAATCAGCCGACTGCAGATACCATTTCTATCACCCAATTAGCGGCAGGGAATTATTCTTTAGTCCTGACAGATGCTAATAATTGTACCTCAGCATGCCATTTCACCATTACAGATCCAAACTGTCATTTGGGGGTGACAGCTACTGCTATCGACCTATCTTGCCATGATGCCCAGGACGGACAAATTAATTTGACCTTAGCTAATGGCGAGCCCCCATTTACCTTTATCTGGAGCGACCCTAGCCTGGATGGTTTGCAAAACCCAAGCAATTTGCAGGCAGGCACCTATCTGGTTACCGTTAGCGATAACAATGGTTGCCAGGTGCTTACCTCTTCCACGGTCACTGCTCCAAGAGCCCTGCAGTTAAATGGATTAAGTACGACAGGCGTTCAATCTGCCGGAGCTAGTGATGGCCGTGTTGCAGTAAATATCCAGGGCGGAACTGCTCCCTATCTGCTAGCATGGTCGGGCCCTCTAAATGGCTCACAAGCTGCTGCTGCTAGTGGCCTTTTCGCCTTGGATGGACTGCCTGAAGGAACCTATAGCCTCCAACTTACGGATAACAACGATTGTACCACTACTATTGATTTTACGATCGCTGGATTCAATTGCCGCCTGAATATCGCCCTCCAAGGAACAGATTTGAGTTGTAATGGCAATCAAACAGGGCGTATTCTATTGACCATTCAAAACGGTATCTCTCCCTTTGAAATAGATTGGGGTATTGATACACTAGATGGCCAAAGGCTTCTCAACAACCTGACAGCCGGAACATACACGGTAAGCGTCAAAGACGGCAATGGCTGCCAAACCGAAGCTACTACTACGCTGACCGAACCTTCGGCATTGAGCCTGGATTGTGGGCTCGTTCAAGAAGCCTCCGCCCCCGGCAGAAGCGATGGATCTGCAACCATCCAGGTGGCTGGCGGCACTCCTCATTATACCGTCGATTGGGACAATAGTATCGTTTTTGGATCCGAGCATTTATCTATTCCTGGTGCAATAAACCTTAAAAATCTCAGTGAAGGCAATTATACCGTCTTCCTTTTTGATGACAATAGTTGCATGACCAGCTGTAACTTTTTTGTGGAAGAAGCCTGTCTTGCAAGTGAAAACAATATACTAATGGATATGTGTCCAGGTGAACAGCTGGTAGTCAATGGACGGCTGTACGATGAAACGAATCCAAGCGGGAAAGAAGTTATCCCCAATGGCAATGCACTAGGTTGTGACAGTATCATCCATATCACGCTGCGCTACTTTGCAGCAGCAAGTGCTAATGTAGAAATGGTCTTGTGCATGGGCGAAAGCTTGTCTATTGGCAATCAACTTTTTGATGAACTTAATCCTTCCGGCACCGCGATCCTACCCAATGCCAGTAGCCATGGATGTGATTCCATGGTACAGGTCAGCCTAAGTTTCCTGCCTGCTCCAGGTTTTTCGTTGGAAGGAGATAACAGCATTTGTTTGGGGGAGGAAACAACGATCACTTTTCGAACTGATTTCTCTGATCCTGTTGATATTATCGTTACAAATGAAAGCGGTGTTCCCATGCCACTCAACCAAATGACAGATGGCGCTACCTTTACCGTGTGGCCCAATCAAAATGCAACTTATCACTTAGAAGCGGTGATTATGGAGGCGAGTAACTGTCCTGCTATCTTAAGCGGAGGAGCAAGCATTATAGTAAGTAATCCTGCTGTATCCCTGGTAGCAACAGATTATAATGGGTTTCAAATAAGCTGCCCTGACGCCCTGGATGGCCAATTAGAAAGCCAGATAGAAGACGGAATCCCCCCCTACAGCTACCAGTGGAGTAACGGGGAAAATAGCGCCATGCTCAGTGACCTAGCCGCTGGACTTTATGAGGTCACAATAACGGATGCGGTTGGTTGTCAATCCTTTAGCGAAGCACTGCTGAGTGCCCCCGTGCAGCTTAGCGCAACAATAAATACGATTTCTCCTACCTGCATTGTTGGAAATGGGCAAATTGTCATCCAGGAAATTAGCGGTGGTGCTGGTCCTTTTTCGTTTTCCTTAAATGGTGCTGCATCGAAAGGCATAGCTGGTCTACCTTTTAGCATCAATGGGCTTGAAGCCGGGACCTATTCTCTTTCTATTATAGATGCCAATGCTTGTGATTTTTATACCAATGTTGTCCTTACACCGGAAGAACCACTTCTTCTTGACTTGGGCATAGATCAAACGATTTCTCTCGGAGAGGCAATAACCTTGGAAGCCATAAGCAATTTTACGATTGACCATATGGTTTGGGAGCCTGGAGATTCTGTTCTTATCCTCGACACTAACCAGGTAGTGCTAAGCCCGACCCATACCACCAGCTATACGGCTACCGCCTTTGATGCATCAGGTTGTGCTGCAAGTGATCAAATCACCATTCTTGTTGATCGCAAGCTCAAGTTATTTCAACCAAACGTTTTTAGTCCAAATAATGATGGTGTGAATGATGTTTTTGGCGTTTTTGGCGGCCAAGGGATCGTTTTGATCAAACAATTCACACTATTGGACCGCTGGGGCAAGGTGATCTACCAAGCCAATGACCGCCTTCCCAATGACCCTACCCTAGGATGGGATGGGACTTTCAAAGGTCAACCCATGAGCACAGGTGTTTATGTTTACCTCATGGAAGTCGTACAATCCGATGGAAAGGTTAGCATGATAAGAGGAGAAGTCACACTGATCCGATAG
- a CDS encoding DUF177 domain-containing protein, with the protein MDPLVSFVIPIRGLFPGQHDYIFDIDAFFFKQFESSPIQDGAVKVELSLDKQPDMYELWFQFEGTIKTDCDRCLAPINLPIQGRERLLVKFSLEETFEDAEVIYINPETPKLSVAKYIYEFICLSLPIIKTYDCKAEKNRPCDEEMLSHLEQPSEEEPDSNPIWDELKKLKK; encoded by the coding sequence ATGGATCCGCTAGTATCCTTTGTAATCCCCATCCGCGGTTTATTCCCGGGGCAGCATGATTACATTTTTGACATTGATGCCTTTTTCTTTAAGCAATTTGAAAGTTCGCCCATTCAAGATGGCGCGGTAAAGGTGGAACTTTCGCTGGATAAACAGCCCGACATGTACGAGTTGTGGTTCCAGTTTGAAGGGACTATTAAAACCGACTGTGATCGTTGTTTGGCGCCGATCAATCTGCCTATTCAAGGTAGGGAACGATTGTTGGTTAAATTTTCATTGGAAGAAACTTTTGAGGATGCCGAGGTGATCTATATAAACCCCGAAACCCCAAAGTTAAGTGTAGCCAAATACATTTACGAATTTATTTGCCTATCACTGCCAATCATCAAGACCTACGATTGTAAGGCAGAAAAAAATCGGCCTTGTGATGAAGAAATGCTGTCCCATTTGGAGCAGCCTTCGGAAGAAGAACCAGATAGCAACCCCATTTGGGATGAGCTCAAAAAGCTTAAGAAATAA
- a CDS encoding SPOR domain-containing protein, producing the protein MEIDVGSCIETLLYDNESVSIPGLGAIVSHYQSAVIEPVQGAVHPPSKSLEFNENLVMDDGLLLNLIVEKYGLTRSEVEKIITNYVADVKAAIKRKEFVVFSNVGRLYQNYEGKYQFLPDDTNFNTDSFGLSSVQFYPIIRHNRPVLTTAQTKSNSKSFSVGGVLSGNIADWFQRNLAAFITLAIIVVTVGIWLLVAHKPANENDILSIVPKDRVNISPSELEGGPDNLKEVDEEESNQSLDETNPAVAKATEEPTNSTPEETEGITPNPKQTYALIAIGAFGSQENVERLIKKVYEEGYEPFTRKIGNLTQVGVQVPYDDQAEVNMALQAVRKKFDNKAKIVSE; encoded by the coding sequence ATGGAAATTGACGTAGGATCTTGCATTGAAACATTATTGTACGACAATGAGAGTGTCAGTATACCTGGCCTGGGCGCCATTGTCAGCCATTACCAGTCGGCCGTCATTGAGCCTGTCCAGGGAGCCGTTCATCCGCCTTCCAAATCACTGGAATTTAATGAAAACCTGGTGATGGATGATGGCTTATTACTAAACCTGATTGTTGAAAAATATGGCCTTACCAGATCGGAAGTGGAAAAAATTATCACAAACTATGTGGCAGATGTAAAGGCAGCCATTAAGCGAAAAGAGTTTGTGGTGTTTTCGAATGTCGGTCGTTTATACCAAAATTACGAAGGTAAATACCAGTTTTTGCCTGATGATACCAATTTTAATACGGATTCCTTTGGCTTAAGCTCGGTGCAATTTTACCCCATCATTCGCCACAACCGACCAGTATTGACTACTGCACAAACCAAAAGTAATAGTAAAAGTTTTTCGGTGGGAGGGGTACTGAGTGGCAATATTGCGGATTGGTTTCAGCGCAATTTGGCAGCATTTATTACCCTGGCCATTATTGTAGTTACGGTAGGAATTTGGTTATTGGTAGCTCACAAGCCTGCAAATGAAAACGATATATTGTCTATTGTACCCAAGGATCGCGTCAATATTAGTCCCTCTGAATTAGAGGGAGGCCCTGATAATTTAAAAGAGGTCGATGAGGAGGAATCAAACCAATCCCTTGATGAAACCAATCCTGCTGTTGCTAAAGCGACAGAAGAACCCACCAATAGCACTCCTGAAGAAACGGAAGGGATAACTCCTAATCCTAAACAAACCTACGCCTTGATAGCTATTGGTGCCTTTGGCAGTCAAGAGAATGTTGAACGCTTAATTAAAAAAGTGTACGAAGAAGGTTACGAACCCTTTACTCGTAAAATAGGGAACTTGACCCAAGTTGGTGTTCAAGTTCCCTATGATGATCAAGCTGAAGTCAATATGGCGCTGCAAGCCGTCCGCAAGAAATTTGACAACAAGGCGAAAATTGTATCGGAATAG